TACAAAGCTGGAGTTTACTACAGCACCATCAACAGCTCAACCTTGAGTGATGGCAGTGAGCTTTGGGCCGTACCGACTAACTTGCCAAGTGGTTCAGACTATCAAATTAGAATTGCCAGCACCACTAATGGCACTCTCTATGACTTTGGCAACAGCTACTTCACCGTTTCTCCAGCTTCCTTCGTCACTCTCTCCAGCCCAAATGGAGGAGAAACCTTCCAAGCAGGGTTGAACTACAACATCACTTGGACAGACAACATCACTGAGAACGTCAAGCTTGACCTGTACAAAGCTGGAGTTTACTACAGCACCATCAACAGCTCTACCTTGAGTGATGGCAGTGAGCTTTGGGCCGTACCGACTAATTTACCTAGTGCTTCAGATTACCAAATCAGAATCGCTAGTACGACCAATAACAACATCTTTGACTACTCCGACAGGAATTTTACACTCCAGTCTGACCTGAAAAAATACTGGTTCTATTACAACTTCAACGCAAACAACTACAGCATGGCTGATAGCTATAGTGGCAGTGTCATTGCCCCCGTTGGGATGTACACCGTAACTGTAGCAGATGGCTCATATCTTGATAGTGAGTTGTTTGACCCTAGAGCTATCAATAATGAGATCGGATTGAATGGCAAATATGTAGTTCATGCAGTTGAGGACTACAACGATAGCCTTACTAACGAGGCAGGTAGAGTTTTCGTTCATGACTATATAGATAGAGATAATGGTGCAGTGCAGCACTTCACTCCCTACAAATACACCCAGGGTGTTCAGCCCTCTGGCCTTAATTATTTAGGTAGTGAGCTAGATCACATAGACTCAGCGCGGACATCAGGTACCCAGTTTGGGCAAGACTATTATGAAGCTGATCCAGAAGCAAGCAATTGGAGGGCTGAGTACTACAACAACCGTAACCTATCAGGTTCTCCTGTGTTTATTGAAAGCTTTGGAAGTAGCCAAAACTTTGAGCGCCAGTGGGGAAGTGATTCTCCTACTACCCGTCTTGGATCTACTGCTGTTCCGACCGATAGCTTCTCTGCCCGTGTAACATCTACCCGTTACCTTGCCCCTGGCCTCTACCAGGTACGAGTTGGTTCAGATGATGGAGTTCGTGTCAAAGTAGGAAATTTAAACGTTATTGACTCCTGGGTCGATCAAGGTCCAGCTCCTCATTCAGGCTACTTTCGGTGGGCAGGCGGAACAACCCCAATTACCGTTGAGTATTATGAAAATGCTGGTCTTGCCAGTTTAAAGTTTGAGTTGATGCCAGCAACGCCTTTCCAAGATGCAGTTGATGAAGCAACTCAATGGCGCTCTACTGTCCACACATGGGATAGAAATCAAAGTGGCACTCCTCCCCTTGATTTTTATACGAACGATGCTTACAAGATCGGCGGCATTAACTTGGGTTCTAATACTCGTAGTGATGGGCAAAAAGGAATTAAGTTTGATTTAGGCAATGGTGCTTTAAATGCTGATGGAAGCCGTTTACCTGATGATTTCTTCGCCGTCCGTAGTTATACATGGGCTGACTTTGATGGAGGCCCTTATAAGTTCCGAGTACAGGGTGATGACGGCTTTCAAATCTCAGCTAAAAGCCATGCAACAGGTCAGTGGTACTACATTACACCTCAAAATGAATGGACGCCAGCTTACGGTGCTCTAGAGAAAGAGTATACTCTTCCATCTGGCCGCTATGATCTACATTTCCACTATTTTGAGCAGGGTATTGCTGCTAATTTCGACCTCTCTTGGGCTAAGGTTTCTAATCCTGACATTGATATCCAAGTCCATGATGTCTATGGCTCTTTTACTGCTTTCCAAACGTCAGCTATTCAGCAGGCTGTGGAAAATTGGGAAAGGATACTTACAAAAGACAAAGATATTACTGGATCGCTAAAGATTGCCCTTACCGAAGGGTTCACTGCGATGGGTGGAGAATCATGGGGAGGTGCGTGGGCTGAGGCTTTTGTAGATCCTGCACAGAATAGTCGTAGTGACTATAGTAACGGCTATGGAGCAGATGGTAGGTACCGGGAGGTTGACATTGCAGGAGGTAACTATCATAACCGTATCAACTACAACAGCTATAAAATCGATAGCTTGACAAAGAACGAACTAGTTCGTTTAACAATGCATGAGATTGGTCATACTCTAGGACTTGATCATGAGTCCGGATATAGCCTCATGAATACCTCTGGATTGAATGAATCCATTACGCCTACTTCATGGAGTACATTAGGCTCCCTTGGCTACAACTTTAATCAAAATGCACCTGTCTATTGGTCCTAAGATGAGGCTGCCACTCGCTGTTCGTGGTAGATAGAGGCGTTCTAAGGGGCATTGAACGCTTCATAACTATGCATCCAGGAAATACGGCTTCAAAGTAGTGGTAGTATTCATCCACAAATTGAATCGTTGACCAGAGTTCTCTGGATGCAGGCATTGATGATGGAGCAGAACAGGCACTGTCTCCATTCTAAATATTCTTTGAGAAGAGTGATAAAAGAGGGCTAGGTTGCCTTAATAAAATGCGGCTAAGCTGGGGTACTCAACCGCACCTCGCAAACCCTTCTCTTAGTGAGAGATAAGTTTTCACTTAGTGAGCGAACCGACAGGAGATTAAATATCGAGATCGGTGAGGTTCAGTTTTGGCCCGTAGGTTTCAATAAACTCACGTCGGGGAGCCACGCGATCGCCCATCAAAATCGTAAAGATCCGGTCAGCTTCCGCAGCATCTTCAATCTCTACTCGTTTCAGCGTGCGGCTTTCTGGGTTCATCGTGGTTTCCCAGAGTTGGGTGGGCATCATTTCGCCCAAACCCTTAAACCGCTGAATTGTGTAGTTAGCATTCGCGGGAAACTCACGCTGCACTAAGTTAGCCAGCTCGCGATCGCTATAGCAGTAGTAGTGACTGCGGCCCCGTTCCACCTTGTAGAGAGGAGGGCAAGCAATATAGATGAAACCCTGCTCCACCAGCGATCGCTGATAGCGATAGAAGAAGGTGAGCAACAGTGTACGGATATGTGCGCCATCTACGTCTGCGTCCGTCATGATCACGATGCGGTGGTAGCGCAATTGAGAAGAGTCAAACTCTTCTCCTTTGATGCCCAAACCTAGAGCCGTGATCAACGCCTGAATTTCAGTGTTCTTGTAGATCTTGGCATCATCGGTTTTCTCAATATTGAGGATCTTGCCTCGCAGCGGCAAAATTGCTTGGAAACGGCGATCGCGGCCTTGCTTAGCCGAGCCACCCGCAGAGTCTCCTTCCACAATAAAGATCTCAGATTCGCTAGGATCACGAGAACTACAATCCGCCAGCTTACCGGGTAGGGTTGAAGATTCTAGCACCGACTTTCGCCGCACCAATTCTCTCGCCCGCCGAGCTGCTTCGGCTGCGTTGAACGCTTGAATCGCCTTCTCTAAAATGCTGTCCGTAACCCCAGGACGGAACTCTAGATACTCAGTCAGGACTTCTCCCACCAGAGAGTCCACGATTCCCCGGACTTCTGTATTGCCCAACTTGGTCTTAGTTTGGCCTTCAAACTCTGGGTCGGGCACTTTAACGGAGATCACAGCCGTCAAGCCTTCCCGGATGTTCTCACCTGCTAAGTTAGGGTCATTCTCTTTCAACTTATTGCGCTTACGAGCCAAGTTGTTCAGAGTTCGGGTCAGCACCGCCTTGAGACCTTCTAGGTGAGTCCCACCGTCAATGGTGCGGATATTGTTGGCAAAGCCTAGCAAGCTGTCGGTATAAGCGTCAGTACACCATTGCAGAGAAACCTCTACCTGTACATTGTTGCGCTCGCCTTGCACATAGATAATCTCTTCATGGAGTGGTTGCTTGTCCCGGTTCATGTAGCTGATGTATTCCCGGATGCCACCTTCATAGAAGTAGGTTTCAGAGCGAGGTTCGTTACCTTTAACCAGTTCTAAGCGATAGTCCGTGAACGTAATTTCTACACCTGCATTCAGGTAGGCCAGTTCCCGAAGCCGACCAGAGAGCGTCATGTAGTCGAACTCAATGCCAGTCGTAAAGATGACCTCATCTGGCCTAAAGTTAACCATTGTTCCGGTACGGTCTTCAGACGTGGGTTGAGCGGTTAGCTCTGTAATTGCCACGCCGCGTTCGAAACGCTGGGTGTAAACCTTCTTATCGCGCCGAACTGTTACCTCTACCCACTCCGACAGGGCATTGACCACCGAAATGCCTACCCCGTGCAAGCCACCCGAAACCTTATAACCGCCACCACCGAACTTACCGCCTGCATGGAGCACCGTCATGACTGTTTCCAACGCCGACTTGCCCGTGCGGGGGTGAACGTCGGTCGGAATGCCTCGGCCATCGTCTTCTACGGTGACTGAGCCGTCAGCATTAATGTCAATTCGGATGTGCTTACAGTAACCTGCCAGCGCTTCATCAACAGAATTATCAACGACCTCGTAAACTAAATGATGGAGTCCTCGCGGTCCCGTACTGCCGATATACATACCCGGTCGTTTACGGACTGGCTCAAGACCCTCAAGGACTTGAATCTGATCGGCACCGTAATTGCTTGTCATGAATGAAGCGCTCCAATAATTAGGTCTGAAGCTCGATCAAGCCTCAAGACACCAAAATCTATCAAAATTATAGCACAAAAGGGTTATAAGCGATTTTAGAGGCGTTTCCAGCGAGCTTTATGGTAGGGATGGATCAAAACGTGATACAGGTGCCGAGTTTGGTTGTGATTTGTGGCCCCACTGCATCGGGGAAATCGGGGCTGGCGATCGCCCTAGCCCAACGCTTAGAATCTGCGGCCATCCTCAGCGCTGACTCGCGCCAAGTGTATCGAGAGTTCGACATCGGCACCGCCAAACCCACAATAGCCGAGCAACAACAAATTCCTCACTATTTAATAGACATTTGTGACCCAACCCAAACATTAACTCTGGCAGACTACCAAGAGCAGGCTCAAGCCTTGATTGATGAGTTTCATCAGGGGGAAGGGGAAAGGATGAAGGATGAAGGAGGAGGGATGAAGGGAAAGCGGAGGGATGTTCGGCTCTGCCGTTCGCGAAGCGTAGGAAGAGGGATGAATAAATTTCATTCTGCTGATTCTGATGCTCCTTCAGCTTCCGGGCCAATAACCCTACCAGAAACAAATTCTCCCCTTCATCCTTCATCCCTCATCCTTCATCCTTCCCCCATTCCTTTTCTTGTCGGCGGCACAGGTCTCTACATTCGCTCGGTGGTGCAAGGGTTGATTATTCCTCGCGTACCGCCACAACCAGAATTGCGATCGCAACTCCAAGCGTTGGGCCAGAAACAACTCTACGCATTTCTGCAACAAGTTGATCCAGCTTCAGCAACCCGAATTCATGCCAATGACCAAGTTCGGACGTTACGGGCGCTAGAAGTGTTCTACACCACAGGCCAACCCATATCCGCCCAACAGGGAGAAAAACCACCTGATTACCCGATTTTGCAGATTGGGCTAGATGCAGAGGGCGATCGCCTGACTCGTCGGATTGAGCAGCGCACGGATCAAATGATTGCGGCTGGCTTTGTCGATGAGGTGACAACCCTGTGCAATAAATATGGCCCTGACCTAGCTCTGCTCAACACTCTGGGCTACCAAGAGATTAAGCAATATCTAGCTGGAGAAATCTCCCTGACTCAGGCGCGAGATTTAACGGTGTTGCATACCCGACAGTTCGCCAAGCGCCAACGCACCTGGTTTCACGCCGATCCCACTATTACGTGGTTCGATTCTGATGCCTCTGATTTGGTAGAACAAGTTTGGCAGCAGATGCAGCAATTTTGGGAAAAGTCAGCATCCGCGATCGCTACTCTGTAGCCTTCTCAGATCACTAAACAACCAAGATTTATAGTTCTATTGTACTAAATTTTGAAGTACTGGAGTGGCGATCGCACCTGAAATGATGGGCATATTACAACCAGTTATACACTGGCTGCTAATTAATGAAACCCGTTTTGCGTAAAGGTCAGTTGGTGACATGGAAGGATGATCGCGGCTTTGGCTTCATCAAACCTAGTGATAGTAACGAGCAAGTTTTCTTCCATATCACTGCCTTGAAGGATGCAAACCGCCGACCTCAAGTAGGGGATGTCATTTACTATCAGCTCAGCGTTGAGCAAAACGGAAAAGCCCGTGCTTCCAACGCTTCTATTCAAGGAGTGGTTCCTAAGCAATCACTCCACTCTCCATCTTTTGTGACAAAGGCAGGAGCAAGACCACAACCTAGAGCCTGGTCGGCACAATCAACTGTAGCAACGTTGCTTTTAGCTTTACTACCTAGCGTGGGAGCAGTCCATTTTGCATTGACAACTGCTAATGTCATTCCTTTCATTCTTTATCCTGTCATGAGCCTGATTACTTTCTGCCTGTATGCCACTGACAAATCTCGTGCTCAGCAGAAACAATGGAGGGTTCCAGAAAATACACTGCATTTCTGCGAACTGCTGGGTGGATGGTTAGGAGGCTTTGTGGCTCAACAAAAATTTCGTCATAAAACTAGAAAAACCTCTTATCAAATTGTGTTTTGGCTAATCGCCGCCCTCCACATCACATTTTGGCTATATTGGTTCTTCTTTAGAGAAACACTGATCCCTCTGCTCAGTCCATAGGGGCGTTTTGCATCTGCGTAGCATTTCCACAGGAGAAAATATCTCTACAGCAGGTTCCGTAGCAACAGGGCGATCGCTTCATTACAACTCCCTGGCTAAACTTCTGAGCGTTCTAATTCGCTAAAGCCTTTGATTAGGAACATTAATCAGAGTTGGGGCTGAAACCAACTAAAATTAATTACCTACGACGGGAATCGAGCCGCTTTTATGAAGAAATTGATCAAGGGTCTGCGGGAGTTTCAGACCGGATATTTCAGCCAACACCAAGACCTGTTTGAACAGCTCTCGCAGGGTCAGAAGCCGAGAGTGCTGTTTATCGCTTGCTCCGATTCCCGGGTTGATCCTAACTTGATTACCCAAGCTCAACTAGGGGAGTTGTTTGTCATCCGTAATGCAGGTAACTTGATTCCTCCCTTTGGGGCCGCGAATGGTGGAGAAGGCGCAGCCGTAGAATATGCGATTCATGCCTTGGGCATTGAGCAAGTGATTGTGTGTGGTCACTCGCACTGTGGGGCGATGAAAGGCTTACTCAAGCTCAGCAGCCTAGAAGAAGATATGCCCCTAGTGTACGAATGGCTCAAACATGCCGAAGCCACGCGCCGCCTCATGAGAGATCATTACAGCGATCGCGAAGGGGAAGAACTGTTAGAATCGGCGATCGCAGAAAACGTGATTACCCAACTAGAAAACCTGAAAACCTACCCGGTGATCCACTCCAAACTCCACGAAGGCAAGCTGGCGCTCCACGGTTGGGTATACAGTATCGAAAGTGGAGAAGTGTTGTCCTACGATCCAGAGGAGCATGAATTTTTGCCTCCTCACAGCAAAATCTCGTCGAGAACCGCACCCAACTTTACGTTTGCTGAATCAAGACCTGCACCTCCAGAGCCAAAGCCTACTCGCGCTTTCCCAGAAGATGAGCTGTCTGCTTATGGCTGGCTACCCCGCGAACAAGCTCACCGGATCTATCGTGGTTCCTATTAGTCTCTGTTTAATGGACGCCCTGCCAAAACGTCATTAAATCACGCTGCTCCCACAACATCAGCACACCTGCGATCGCCATACTCGCCATCACTAATTGACGGAATTGGCGATCGCTAATTTTTTGGAGAACATATTGCCCTGCCCAAGTTGCGGGAGCCGCCGCCAACCCAATCAACAAACCATATCCCAAATATTCTGGTTTCAGTACCCCAAAGGCGGCGTAGACAAATAACTTGGCAATGTGAACCACGATCACATGCACTGCTTTTGTCGCCAACATTTGCTCTTTGACCAAGCCATAGTTGAGGTAGAACGGATTCATCACTGGCCCGCTGCTACCCACTAGGCCAGAAATAAAGGCATGGAAAAATCCGGCGGGTAAAAACTGCCAAGTCTGAACCGTGAAGGTGCGTTCTTGTTTGCTCAACCCGTAGCTCAGCACCGTCGCTAGTAGGAATAAGCCGATCAGGAATTGCACCCATTCCACATGAATTTGGGTAAAGGTGTAGGCTCCGAGTAAAGCCCCGGCGATCGCTCCTGGTAAGTACCAGCGGGTCATTTCCCAGTCAATATGCTGCCAAAATAACAAAGCTCGCTGGGCATTGCCGAGCAACATGCCAATGGTGATCACGGGAGCAACGGCGGATGCTTCTAGGAAAAAGTTGACGACTGGAATTAGCACCAAAGGACTGCCGCCACCTGCCAAAGCACTAATAAACCAAGCAAGAAGACTCGCAACAGCTAAACACAGGATGAGCATGAGAATGTTAAACAACTTTTAACCTAGTGTTTACATTCTCATGCTTTTACTTCCACTGTGAGTTATTTGGGTAAAATTTCTGCTCAGTGCGATCGCCTCACCTTACTGGGTGAGCTAGCGGCAGGAGGGCGATCGCTTTTTCCTTCAGTAAGCTAGAAACAAGGTCAAGGTTTGATCTTCTAAGCAACTAAAAGTCCCTGCGATCGCTTTTTCCAAGGGCTGAGAAAAGGCGATCGTTTTCTTATAGCTTTGAAGTGGGACGAACGCTACTCTTTAAGAAGATTCAAGATACATTATTTCTAGTGAGAGCAATCATAGAAATGCCAACCCCTTACGATAAAACCATAGACAAGATTCTTCAGCTACCAGAACCGCTACTTCGAGAAGTAAACGATTTTGTGGATTTTTTGAGAATGAAGCATGACAGCGATCGCTGGCGGCTGTGGGAGCAGTTTAGTGAAACCACAAAATTGTCTGAATCTGACTTTTCGGACTATCTAAGTAATTTAGAAAACTATGAAGAACAATTAGCGAATGGAGAGATTAGTTGGTAGTCGTTAGTCGAGGAGATATAGTGCTCTGCGATCTAAATCCAGTTGTAGGTACAGAGCAGTCAGGAATTCGGCCTGTAGTTATTCTGCAAATTGATCGAGCAAATGCTGCCAGTCCTCACACTATCGTTGCGCCATTTACAACCAAGATACGACGTAAGCTCTTACCTTCCCATGTCTTCGTGCCAGCAGGAATAGGAGGTTTAAGCCAAGACTCAGTATTGTTATGCGAACAGATTCGAGTAACTGATAAGTCTAGAATCATCCGATTGATTGGCAGCTTAGATCAAAGTTATATGCAGGAATTAGGAGATGCCCTAGCTATCATTCTCGGTTTATCCAATCAAGAATAAATAAGCTGCGATCGCTCTTACTCAGTCCTTAAAAAAAGTGATCGCTTTATTATTTCATGAAAAACGATTATTTAGAGGAATTGGTTTTAGGATCTATTACTACTAAAACTACCTAATACCAAGCATTAATACATAAGAATAAATCTTAATCAGAAATCACCTCAAGACTAACCTTTACTTGATGCTGACAAGTCTTATTAAAAGCTTCTTCAATTTTGGGTAACCAACGTTGATTTACCCGAAATAGGGCACTAGAGCTAATGCCAATTCTGGCTTGATGACCATCAAAAGATAAGAGGCGACTTTGTTGACGTAGCAAAGACTGAGTACTAGGAGGCCGTAACTGGCTGAGGACTTTTTGCCAGAGCTGGTTCAAGTCTAAAGGTAGCTCTGTTTTTGGTTGCGGAGGTAACGCTGGCATCTGAGGCTCTTGTTTCTGAGCTTTTAACTCTTGAATCGCAACTTCTAAACTGGTTAATTGCTCCCAAGATAGAGGATATTGCCACGAACCAATTTGGATAGAGAGTGAAGAACTAGTAACTTCTGAGGTGTAATCCAATTGAGCTTTGGGAGAGTTGAACTGTAAGGATTGAGCTTGAATAAATTCGATAAAACTGCGTAATCCCCCACCATAAAGCAGGTCTTCTAAACCCAATACGGCTTGACCATCTTGTAACTGGATCATTCCAGTCGGCAGGAAACCCGCTAAAAATAAATGATATTCGGGTTGAGCTTCATTCACTTCTTCCCGAATCCAAATACAAACCACTACAGAGTTTTTTTCAACTTCATCTTTACTAACCACCCACTGAATTTTATTAGCTTTGGTGTGCGAAGCTTTAACCTGGATACTAATTGCTGGATTGGCTGCTAAACGCAAATAGCCAATAGGAAACAAATCCCCAGTTAAGTAGCGACTGAGATACTGATAGCTGCGAATATAAGTAATAAATAGCTTCCATTGTCGAGCATCAAAAGCTGTGCTCGTATCATTACCTGTAATATCGCGATAGCTACCTTTCGCGACCAAATTACTCAACTGCCTTTTAATGACAGATTCACCCAGCTTCCCAGTTAGATGATTGATAAACACATCATGCACGGGGGCCGTGTTTTTGTAACGCTCAGCCAATAGCCAGCAAGCATCTCGGAGCTTTTTAAGCCTTTGATTGCTGACAAATGCTAATTCACTAAACTGATTTTCGACTTCGCAAAACAGCAGATTTTCTGTCCCAGACTTGAACCGCTTAATAAAGTCAGCCTGTTGGGATCTCAGCAATGTTTTCCAATCCATGCTCAGGGGTCTCAAGCGATCGCAAATCTAGACTCAAAACTAGAGAGTGGCTAGCGCATATCGTAACCGAACAAGTTCGGATTCACCTCTCCTAATTGCAAATTTGCGAGACCATATTCTGCCCAACGGCGATCGACCATTGCTGCGGTATCTGGGTCAGACTCCAACGCTGCGCCCCATTCGTGATTGGTTTCTGGTGGGATCTTAGTCGTGGCGTCAATGCCCATCCGACCGCCCAGACCAATTTTTTCACTAGCAAAATCGAGCGTGTCGAAAGGCGTTTCCGGCAAGATAAATACATCTCGCACCGGATCAACTTTGGAAGTAATCGCCCACACCACCTGACGCGGATCGCGAATATTGATGCTTTTGTCCACCACAATCACAAATTTGGTGTAGGTGAATTGGGGCAACGCACTCCAAAACGCCAACGCTGCCCGCCGTGCCTGACCCGGATAAGCTTTGTCAATGGAAATAATGGCTGCCTTGTAACTGAGGGCTTCCATCGGCAAAAAGAAATCGACAATCTCAGAAACTTGTTGCCGCAGGATTGGGGTGTAAATGCGGTTAAGCGCGATCGCCATCATCGCCTCTTCTTTGGGCGGACGACCGCTAAACGTAGTCAGGTAGATCGGGTCTTTGCGCTGAGTGACACAGTGGAAGCGAACCAAGGGCGAATCTTCTACCCCGCCGTAATAGCCCATATGATCGCCAAAAGGCCCGTCAGGCAGCATTTCTCCAGGGGTGATCGTGCCTTCTAAGACAAATTCGGAGTCTGCCGGAACTTCGAGGTCAACGGTTTTGCACTTCGCTAGATTGACTCCAGAGCCACCATACAGCCCTGCAAACAGCCATTCTGACAGGTCTACTGGGATGGGTGTTGCTGCCGCCATGATGATCAGTGGATCTACACCCAGCGCGATCGCCACTTCAAGCTTTTTGCCTCGCTCTGCCGCTTTGCGTAAGTGCCGCGCCCCACCGCGCACAGATAGCCAATGCACCGTCATCGTTTTGTCCGATTGCAGTTGCAGCCGATAGACACCGACATTAGGAGTCTCCGTTTCGCAGTCTTTGGTAATCACCAAGCCCAGCGTGATGATCTTGCCTGCATCGCCGCAATAGGGGCGAATCATGGGAATTTGATTGAGGTCTAATTCATCTTCGTGGAGCACCACTTGCTGACAAGGGGGAAACAAGTCTCGTCCTGGTTTAGCCCGCAGCACATCAAACAAAACTTTGCCAAACTCTACCGCTTGAGCAATTTTTTTAGGTGGCTTGGGTTGTTGCAACATGCTGAGCTTTTTACCCAAAGCTTCTAGTTCTTCGGGTTGCTCCATGTTCATAGCCCAGCAGATGCGCTCCACCGTGCCCATTGTGTTGACAGCGACTGGATAGGGAGAACCTTTGACGTTCTCAAACAGTAGGGCTGGCCCGCCTTGCTGCAACATTCGGTTAGAAATTTCAGCAATCTCTAAGTCTGGGTCAACCAGGGCAGAAATGCGTTTTAGCTGCCCTCGCTGCTCTAACTGTTTTAAGAATCCTCGTAGGTCTCTCGCCATGATTAAGATGTGTAAACCGTCCTCTCTCATTATGAGGCGAAACCTGGTCACTATTCGATGGTGAATGGGGATTCAAGCTCTCAGATTGGCGAAGTAAGGTCAGACTGTTACGAAAGTAGGGCATTGAGTGAACTCTAAATCGTAAGATTCGTACTGCTGAATCAGCGTATTAGACGAGCAGGCCAGTGTAGCAGTATTGATAAATCCGTATTTCGTGGAGGACGAAATTGACTCACGCCAAGTTGAATTCTGGAGAGAAAGTGATTCCGGTAGCAGAGATTAGTATCTTTATCTATCAATGTCTTGCTCGAATTCACCAACAGCAGCCTGGGTTGTTTCTAGAAAAATATCGTGCTCTACCCTGGAATAGCGATCGCCACCAATCAGCACTGATGCCGCGATTAGAAGCAGCCCTAGGCAACGTTAATCATATTGCTACGGTTCGACCAAAAGTTCAGCAAATCTTACAGGTCTTTTTAGGAAATATTGCCTTAGAAAGTTCTAACTTCGCTCAATTAAATTTAGAGCTTTCACAGCTGTTATCTCCATTAGATCCAACCCAAAAAGTTGAGCTGCAAAGTGGAAATGGTAGTAAATCTC
The sequence above is a segment of the Trichocoleus desertorum ATA4-8-CV12 genome. Coding sequences within it:
- a CDS encoding carbonic anhydrase → MKKLIKGLREFQTGYFSQHQDLFEQLSQGQKPRVLFIACSDSRVDPNLITQAQLGELFVIRNAGNLIPPFGAANGGEGAAVEYAIHALGIEQVIVCGHSHCGAMKGLLKLSSLEEDMPLVYEWLKHAEATRRLMRDHYSDREGEELLESAIAENVITQLENLKTYPVIHSKLHEGKLALHGWVYSIESGEVLSYDPEEHEFLPPHSKISSRTAPNFTFAESRPAPPEPKPTRAFPEDELSAYGWLPREQAHRIYRGSY
- a CDS encoding sulfite exporter TauE/SafE family protein, translating into MLILCLAVASLLAWFISALAGGGSPLVLIPVVNFFLEASAVAPVITIGMLLGNAQRALLFWQHIDWEMTRWYLPGAIAGALLGAYTFTQIHVEWVQFLIGLFLLATVLSYGLSKQERTFTVQTWQFLPAGFFHAFISGLVGSSGPVMNPFYLNYGLVKEQMLATKAVHVIVVHIAKLFVYAAFGVLKPEYLGYGLLIGLAAAPATWAGQYVLQKISDRQFRQLVMASMAIAGVLMLWEQRDLMTFWQGVH
- a CDS encoding type II toxin-antitoxin system PemK/MazF family toxin; translated protein: MVVVSRGDIVLCDLNPVVGTEQSGIRPVVILQIDRANAASPHTIVAPFTTKIRRKLLPSHVFVPAGIGGLSQDSVLLCEQIRVTDKSRIIRLIGSLDQSYMQELGDALAIILGLSNQE
- a CDS encoding UbiD family decarboxylase — translated: MARDLRGFLKQLEQRGQLKRISALVDPDLEIAEISNRMLQQGGPALLFENVKGSPYPVAVNTMGTVERICWAMNMEQPEELEALGKKLSMLQQPKPPKKIAQAVEFGKVLFDVLRAKPGRDLFPPCQQVVLHEDELDLNQIPMIRPYCGDAGKIITLGLVITKDCETETPNVGVYRLQLQSDKTMTVHWLSVRGGARHLRKAAERGKKLEVAIALGVDPLIIMAAATPIPVDLSEWLFAGLYGGSGVNLAKCKTVDLEVPADSEFVLEGTITPGEMLPDGPFGDHMGYYGGVEDSPLVRFHCVTQRKDPIYLTTFSGRPPKEEAMMAIALNRIYTPILRQQVSEIVDFFLPMEALSYKAAIISIDKAYPGQARRAALAFWSALPQFTYTKFVIVVDKSINIRDPRQVVWAITSKVDPVRDVFILPETPFDTLDFASEKIGLGGRMGIDATTKIPPETNHEWGAALESDPDTAAMVDRRWAEYGLANLQLGEVNPNLFGYDMR